Proteins co-encoded in one Haladaptatus sp. ZSTT2 genomic window:
- a CDS encoding DNA-directed RNA polymerase subunit L, with protein MELRVIEKTENELSIEIAGEDHTFMNVLKGALLELEDVSAATYDMNPEQSGGQTDPILTVKTVEGVDPLEALEQGAARVREKAGSFRAAFEAAQ; from the coding sequence ATGGAACTGCGGGTCATCGAGAAGACGGAGAATGAACTCTCCATCGAGATTGCGGGCGAAGACCACACGTTCATGAACGTCCTGAAGGGCGCGCTCCTCGAACTCGAGGACGTGTCCGCGGCGACGTACGACATGAACCCTGAGCAGTCCGGTGGGCAAACCGACCCCATCCTCACCGTGAAAACGGTCGAAGGAGTCGACCCACTCGAAGCACTCGAACAAGGTGCCGCGCGCGTCCGTGAGAAGGCTGGTTCCTTCCGCGCCGCGTTCGAAGCCGCTCAGTAA
- a CDS encoding DUF7550 family protein translates to MDEHSHDGEHHEDEQVGRVTSPMQEFSMGQVTTGLIVTIIGLAVVFGLAFALA, encoded by the coding sequence ATGGACGAGCACTCACACGACGGCGAGCACCACGAAGACGAACAAGTCGGCCGCGTCACCTCCCCAATGCAAGAGTTTTCGATGGGACAGGTCACGACGGGACTCATCGTCACCATCATCGGGCTTGCGGTCGTTTTCGGTCTCGCGTTCGCGCTGGCGTAA
- a CDS encoding NUDIX hydrolase — protein sequence METTRHFTSTVYIVNDGATALHDHKHLDMWLPPGGHIDRDELPHEAAIREVKEETGLDVTLFAKRTGASSPTVEPLPEPAHLQLADVNVYDEHVGHQHIDFVYFGRVEHRDITPEDGEIETWHWFTKDELREDGDRLEPDVIAHGIEAIEAVISME from the coding sequence ATGGAGACGACTCGCCATTTCACCTCAACCGTCTATATCGTCAACGACGGAGCCACGGCCCTCCACGACCACAAACATCTGGACATGTGGTTGCCGCCCGGCGGCCACATCGACCGCGACGAACTCCCCCACGAAGCCGCCATCCGCGAAGTCAAAGAGGAAACCGGCTTGGACGTGACCCTGTTCGCAAAGCGAACCGGCGCATCCTCGCCGACCGTCGAACCGCTTCCCGAACCCGCCCACCTCCAACTCGCGGACGTGAACGTGTACGATGAGCACGTTGGCCACCAGCACATCGACTTCGTCTATTTCGGCCGCGTCGAACACCGCGACATCACGCCCGAAGACGGCGAAATCGAGACGTGGCACTGGTTTACGAAAGACGAGCTCCGCGAAGACGGAGACCGACTCGAACCCGACGTAATCGCCCACGGCATCGAAGCCATCGAGGCAGTTATTTCAATGGAATAG
- a CDS encoding DUF7563 family protein: MEHCLNCGAGVSGRFRRVFEDNNNRVSACLECASFRELQAGGAVSVAPVVQRGGRQGPHTTSRFFVDCRFCQYHGELLSVALRKVQTPGFGTNGYGTAGHREDGE; encoded by the coding sequence ATGGAACACTGTCTGAACTGTGGGGCGGGGGTGTCGGGGCGGTTCCGTCGGGTTTTCGAGGATAACAACAATCGCGTTAGCGCGTGTCTGGAATGTGCGTCCTTCAGGGAGTTACAGGCAGGCGGTGCCGTTTCAGTCGCGCCAGTAGTTCAGCGCGGCGGACGGCAGGGGCCTCACACTACCAGTCGGTTCTTCGTAGACTGTCGTTTCTGTCAGTATCACGGCGAACTCCTGAGCGTAGCCCTTCGAAAGGTACAAACGCCCGGCTTTGGCACTAATGGGTATGGAACTGCGGGTCATCGAGAAGACGGAGAATGA
- a CDS encoding LysE family translocator — MAVSSLDLFIVASVGLILAPGPDTIYVLTRGVSDGPKAGLLSAAGISTGILVHTLGAVLGLSVLLRTSATAFSLVKYAGALYLIYLGIQTFRDDEPLTIEDDDRDDHSYLQGVAINVLNPKVALFFLAFLPQFVDSAGATGQFLVLGGIYAVLTLTYLTSVALLSGRVRALLAARPSLNRGLRWVTGSIFVALGARLAVGDHL, encoded by the coding sequence ATGGCAGTCTCGTCGCTCGATTTGTTCATCGTCGCCTCGGTTGGACTCATCCTCGCGCCCGGGCCGGACACCATCTACGTCCTCACGCGCGGTGTGAGCGATGGCCCCAAAGCGGGGCTGCTCTCTGCCGCCGGTATCAGTACTGGCATCCTCGTCCACACGCTGGGGGCCGTCCTTGGGCTGTCGGTGCTCTTGCGAACCTCCGCCACCGCCTTCTCGCTGGTCAAATACGCGGGTGCGCTGTATCTCATCTACCTCGGCATCCAGACGTTCCGCGACGACGAACCGCTCACCATCGAGGATGACGACAGGGACGACCACAGCTACCTCCAAGGCGTCGCCATCAACGTTCTCAACCCGAAAGTCGCGCTGTTCTTTCTCGCCTTCCTCCCGCAGTTCGTTGACTCCGCTGGCGCGACCGGTCAGTTTCTCGTACTCGGGGGCATCTACGCCGTGTTGACGCTCACGTATCTCACGAGCGTCGCTCTCCTCTCGGGGCGGGTGCGTGCGCTGCTCGCTGCACGGCCGTCGCTCAACCGCGGGCTTCGCTGGGTCACGGGGAGTATCTTCGTCGCCCTCGGTGCACGCCTCGCCGTTGGTGACCATTTGTAG
- the dph2 gene encoding diphthamide biosynthesis enzyme Dph2: MTNESEYSEGDLRNTGLSLKHDREWDYELERIIESVEERDAKKVGLQFPEGLKRRGPAVADDLRQLLPDDVTVMISGQPCYGACDLDTFLMRRTDVFVHFGHSPMKESDKIIYVPLFSNVEVTPIMEEALAELDGDEVGLVTTAQHMNRFDEMRDFLEDEGFTVHTRRGDDRLTHEGQVLGCNYASADIDADHVLYVGGGKFHPLGLAMEHPDKKVVIADPVNMVVTIADTDKFLKQRYASVHKAMDAETWGVIFCTKIGQGRWEIAQEILENNENAYLITMDEVTPDRLLNFGFDAYVNTGCPRITTDDGPRFNKPMLTPGEYEIAIGEKPLDELEFDTFHGTW; this comes from the coding sequence ATGACCAACGAATCGGAGTACTCAGAGGGCGACCTCCGAAACACGGGCCTTTCGCTCAAGCACGACCGGGAGTGGGACTACGAACTCGAACGCATCATCGAATCTGTCGAAGAGCGCGATGCGAAGAAAGTCGGTCTCCAGTTCCCTGAAGGCCTCAAACGCCGCGGTCCGGCCGTTGCAGACGACCTCCGCCAACTCCTGCCCGACGACGTGACCGTGATGATTTCGGGCCAGCCGTGTTACGGAGCCTGCGACCTCGATACCTTCCTCATGCGCCGCACCGACGTGTTCGTCCACTTCGGTCACTCGCCGATGAAGGAGTCTGACAAAATCATCTACGTTCCGCTGTTCTCGAACGTCGAAGTCACGCCCATCATGGAGGAGGCGTTGGCCGAACTCGACGGCGACGAGGTTGGCCTTGTTACCACTGCCCAGCACATGAACCGCTTCGACGAGATGCGCGACTTCTTAGAAGACGAAGGCTTCACCGTCCACACCCGTCGCGGCGACGACCGCCTCACCCACGAAGGGCAGGTGCTCGGTTGCAACTACGCCTCTGCAGACATCGACGCAGACCACGTCCTCTACGTCGGCGGCGGCAAGTTCCACCCGCTCGGCCTTGCGATGGAACACCCCGACAAAAAGGTCGTCATCGCAGACCCCGTCAACATGGTCGTCACCATCGCGGACACGGACAAGTTCCTCAAGCAGCGCTACGCCTCCGTCCACAAGGCGATGGACGCAGAGACGTGGGGTGTCATTTTCTGTACGAAAATCGGGCAGGGTCGCTGGGAAATTGCCCAAGAAATCTTAGAGAACAACGAGAACGCCTACCTCATCACGATGGACGAAGTCACCCCAGACCGCCTGCTCAACTTCGGCTTCGACGCCTACGTGAACACGGGCTGTCCGCGCATCACGACCGACGACGGCCCGCGCTTTAACAAGCCGATGCTCACCCCCGGTGAGTACGAGATTGCGATTGGCGAGAAGCCACTCGACGAACTCGAATTCGACACCTTCCACGGCACCTGGTAA
- a CDS encoding asparagine synthase C-terminal domain-containing protein: protein MDGAAPATVRRALDSREALPGTGGFAGELSGALVRDVLGRYPIFSEPEDPTTWSFDHRDLTNPRLVPAGCRRTEAGDEQVWTVPELPLFSSPTEAIKSVRAAVEGQLSPLPEDTPVAFSGGVDSAALGAYLDGPLYVTGFPGSHDIEAAQSAARLLGKDLTVIEVSHDVLEAAIPEVARATGRTNAMDVGIALPLYLTAKRAAADGYDTLAVGQGADELFGGYEKITRAPDDHRVAADTVRGAAREVIATLADQLPRDVLALRAAGVEPVAPLLHDDVVEASLRLPENLLVSPRGERKFAFRMAVREWTPDPIAFREKKAVQYGSLIARELDRLARQAGYKKRMDDHVGQYIASLLE, encoded by the coding sequence ATGGACGGCGCAGCCCCGGCCACCGTCCGCCGGGCGCTCGATTCACGAGAGGCTCTCCCCGGAACCGGGGGCTTCGCGGGCGAACTCTCTGGCGCGCTCGTCCGCGACGTGCTCGGGCGCTATCCAATTTTCTCGGAACCTGAAGACCCGACGACGTGGAGTTTCGACCACCGCGACCTTACAAATCCACGTCTCGTCCCAGCAGGCTGTCGGCGAACCGAAGCCGGTGACGAGCAGGTCTGGACGGTTCCCGAACTACCACTGTTTTCCTCTCCAACAGAAGCAATCAAATCGGTCAGAGCCGCAGTCGAAGGGCAACTTTCTCCCCTCCCGGAAGACACGCCCGTCGCCTTCTCTGGCGGCGTCGATTCGGCTGCCCTCGGTGCGTATCTCGACGGCCCGCTCTACGTGACCGGCTTCCCCGGGAGCCACGACATCGAGGCCGCCCAATCAGCCGCACGATTGCTCGGCAAAGACCTCACCGTCATCGAGGTGTCCCACGACGTGCTCGAAGCAGCAATCCCAGAAGTCGCGCGGGCGACTGGTCGAACCAACGCAATGGACGTGGGCATCGCCCTGCCGCTCTATCTCACCGCGAAACGCGCCGCCGCAGACGGCTACGACACGCTCGCGGTGGGACAGGGCGCAGACGAGCTGTTCGGCGGCTACGAGAAAATTACTCGTGCGCCCGACGACCACCGCGTCGCGGCAGACACCGTTCGCGGCGCGGCCCGCGAAGTGATTGCGACGCTCGCAGACCAACTTCCTCGTGACGTGCTCGCGCTCCGTGCCGCGGGCGTCGAACCGGTCGCACCCCTCCTTCACGACGACGTGGTCGAAGCGAGCCTCCGGCTGCCAGAAAATCTCCTCGTGAGTCCGCGTGGCGAGCGCAAATTCGCGTTCCGCATGGCCGTCCGAGAGTGGACACCAGACCCCATCGCCTTCCGCGAGAAGAAGGCGGTACAGTACGGCAGTCTCATCGCCCGCGAACTCGACCGCCTCGCGCGACAGGCGGGCTACAAAAAACGGATGGACGACCACGTCGGCCAGTACATCGCGTCTTTGCTTGAATAA
- a CDS encoding transcription initiation factor IIB, whose amino-acid sequence MTDTSIRTRTDERTSEREQPEQTQSEEELVCPECSGNLVADAEHGETVCQDCGLVVDEGTIDRGPEWRAFDSSERDEKSRVGAPTTQMMHDKGLSTNISWQNKDAYGKSLGSRQRAKMQRLRKWNERFRTRDSKERNLKQALGEIDRMASALGLPKDVRETASVIYRRALTENLLPGRSIEGVATAALYAAARQASMPRSLDEITNVSRVEKSEIARTYRYVARELKLEVRPADPESYVPRFASSLGLSDEVEMRARQLLKTAKQQGVHSGKSPVGLAAAAVYAAALLSNEKVTQSQVSDIANISEVTIRNRYHELLEAEEQVV is encoded by the coding sequence ATGACTGATACGAGTATTCGAACCCGAACAGACGAGCGGACGAGCGAGCGAGAACAGCCCGAACAAACACAAAGCGAAGAAGAGCTTGTCTGCCCGGAATGTAGTGGCAACCTTGTCGCCGACGCAGAACACGGCGAGACGGTCTGTCAAGACTGTGGCCTCGTCGTAGACGAGGGCACCATCGACCGCGGCCCGGAGTGGCGTGCTTTTGATTCTTCAGAACGCGACGAAAAGTCCCGCGTCGGCGCACCGACCACCCAGATGATGCACGACAAGGGCCTCTCGACCAACATCAGTTGGCAGAACAAAGACGCATACGGCAAGTCCCTTGGCAGCCGCCAGCGCGCGAAGATGCAGCGGCTTCGCAAGTGGAACGAACGCTTCCGCACCCGCGACAGCAAGGAGCGCAACCTGAAGCAGGCGCTCGGCGAAATCGACCGCATGGCCAGCGCCCTCGGCCTGCCGAAAGACGTGCGTGAAACGGCGTCGGTCATCTACCGCCGTGCGCTCACGGAGAACCTGCTGCCGGGGCGCTCCATCGAAGGGGTCGCCACGGCAGCGCTCTACGCCGCGGCACGCCAAGCGAGCATGCCCCGAAGCTTAGACGAGATTACCAACGTCTCCCGCGTCGAAAAGAGCGAAATCGCGCGCACCTACCGTTACGTGGCCCGCGAACTCAAACTCGAAGTGCGCCCGGCCGACCCGGAGAGCTACGTCCCGCGCTTTGCCTCCTCGCTCGGCCTCTCCGATGAGGTGGAGATGCGCGCCCGACAGCTCCTGAAAACCGCCAAACAGCAAGGTGTCCACAGTGGCAAGTCGCCGGTCGGCCTCGCGGCCGCCGCCGTCTACGCCGCCGCGCTGCTCTCGAACGAGAAAGTGACCCAGAGTCAGGTCTCCGACATCGCAAATATCAGCGAAGTCACCATCCGCAACCGCTACCACGAACTGCTCGAAGCAGAAGAGCAGGTCGTCTAA
- the purL gene encoding phosphoribosylformylglycinamidine synthase subunit PurL produces MSLAESDKELVVAQLGREPTDAEEVLFENLWSEHCAYRSSRPLLGAFSSEGDQVVIGPGDDAAVVKLTDDVYITMGIESHNHPSYVDPYDGAATGVGGIVRDTLSMGAYPIALADSLYFGGFDREHSRYLFEGVVEGIGDYGNSIGVPTVAGSVAFHDDYVGNPLVNVACVGLLPADRMVTAEAQTVGNKLVLVGNSTGRDGLGGASFASEDLAEDAETEDRPAVQVGDPYTEKLLIECNEALLDEGLIESARDLGAAGLGGASSELIAKGDKGAVLELETVHQREPNMVPLEILLAESQERMVYEVTPENVARVEALAERYDLGCSVIGDVTDSGRYICTFKGETVVDVPVEFLCEGAPMNDLATEAPAGVERDLPETDLTDAFEALVGSPNTASKRWVYRQYDHEVGTRTAIGPGQDGAVLAIREAEMGLAFTAGADPNWTSVNPYEGARAVALENATNLAVKGATPLAAVDCLNGGNPEKPDVYHGFKAIVDGLADMCADLSVPVVGGNVSLYNDSQAGPIPPTPTLAMVGTKDSYKAPPAFFAGEGTLLLVGDSVLAGEQSGLGGSEFLAQFGGTDDFPALPEDAPAFVETLAAVVNQDTTLAAHDASHGGLAVTLAEMVTEESGADVAISGDASAAELLFHEQPGRAVIETTDSEAVKDAFDGVAPVFELGTATTEGTLSLTVNDEELSASAEAIADLRAIIERELE; encoded by the coding sequence ATGAGTCTTGCCGAGTCGGACAAGGAACTGGTGGTTGCGCAGTTGGGGCGAGAGCCCACTGACGCAGAAGAAGTCCTGTTCGAAAATCTCTGGAGTGAACACTGCGCCTATCGCTCGTCGCGCCCCCTCCTCGGCGCGTTCTCTAGCGAGGGCGACCAGGTGGTCATCGGCCCCGGCGACGACGCCGCCGTGGTCAAACTGACCGATGACGTGTACATCACGATGGGTATCGAGAGTCACAACCACCCGTCGTACGTCGACCCCTACGACGGGGCGGCGACGGGCGTTGGCGGCATCGTCCGCGACACCCTCTCGATGGGAGCCTACCCAATCGCGCTCGCTGACAGCCTCTACTTCGGCGGGTTCGACCGCGAACACTCGCGCTACCTGTTTGAAGGCGTGGTCGAGGGCATCGGCGACTACGGCAACTCGATTGGCGTGCCGACCGTCGCCGGAAGCGTCGCCTTCCACGACGACTACGTCGGCAACCCCCTCGTGAACGTCGCGTGCGTGGGCCTGCTGCCCGCAGATCGCATGGTCACCGCAGAAGCCCAGACGGTCGGCAACAAACTCGTCCTCGTCGGAAATTCCACGGGCAGAGACGGCTTAGGTGGTGCATCGTTCGCCTCCGAAGATTTAGCTGAAGACGCAGAAACCGAAGACCGCCCGGCCGTGCAGGTCGGCGACCCGTACACGGAAAAACTTCTCATCGAGTGCAACGAAGCACTGCTGGACGAGGGGTTAATCGAATCGGCCCGCGACCTCGGCGCGGCGGGTCTGGGCGGCGCGTCCAGCGAACTCATCGCGAAAGGCGACAAAGGCGCGGTGCTCGAACTCGAAACCGTCCACCAGCGCGAACCGAACATGGTTCCCCTCGAAATCCTGCTCGCCGAATCCCAAGAGCGGATGGTGTACGAAGTCACGCCTGAGAATGTGGCGCGCGTCGAAGCTCTCGCAGAACGCTACGACCTCGGCTGTTCGGTCATCGGCGATGTGACCGACTCCGGACGCTACATCTGCACCTTCAAGGGCGAGACGGTCGTCGACGTACCCGTCGAATTCCTCTGTGAGGGCGCGCCGATGAACGACCTCGCAACGGAAGCCCCAGCGGGCGTCGAACGTGACCTCCCAGAGACGGACCTCACAGACGCCTTCGAGGCGCTCGTCGGCAGTCCGAACACTGCGAGCAAGCGCTGGGTGTACCGGCAGTACGACCACGAGGTCGGGACGCGCACCGCAATCGGGCCGGGCCAAGACGGCGCGGTGCTCGCCATCCGCGAAGCCGAGATGGGGCTCGCCTTCACCGCGGGCGCAGACCCGAACTGGACGAGTGTGAACCCGTACGAGGGCGCACGCGCCGTCGCGCTCGAAAACGCCACCAACCTCGCCGTGAAAGGCGCGACGCCGCTCGCGGCGGTGGACTGTCTGAACGGCGGCAACCCCGAAAAACCCGACGTGTACCACGGGTTCAAGGCAATCGTTGACGGCCTCGCGGACATGTGCGCAGACCTTTCGGTACCCGTGGTCGGCGGGAACGTCTCGCTCTACAACGATTCGCAGGCCGGGCCGATTCCACCGACGCCGACGCTCGCGATGGTCGGCACGAAAGACAGCTACAAAGCCCCACCCGCGTTCTTCGCCGGAGAGGGCACGCTCCTGCTCGTCGGTGACTCCGTCCTCGCGGGCGAACAGTCGGGCCTCGGCGGCTCTGAGTTCCTCGCCCAGTTCGGCGGTACGGACGACTTCCCGGCGCTCCCCGAAGACGCGCCAGCGTTCGTGGAAACCCTCGCCGCAGTCGTGAATCAAGACACGACGCTCGCCGCCCACGACGCGAGCCACGGCGGGCTCGCCGTGACGCTCGCCGAGATGGTCACCGAGGAATCGGGCGCTGACGTGGCGATTTCGGGTGACGCTTCCGCCGCAGAACTCCTGTTCCACGAACAGCCCGGTCGCGCCGTCATCGAGACGACCGACTCCGAGGCAGTAAAAGACGCCTTCGACGGCGTCGCGCCGGTGTTCGAACTCGGCACGGCAACGACGGAAGGCACGCTCTCGCTTACGGTCAACGACGAGGAACTGTCGGCGTCAGCAGAAGCGATTGCCGACCTGCGCGCCATCATCGAACGCGAACTCGAATAA
- the gatC gene encoding Asp-tRNA(Asn)/Glu-tRNA(Gln) amidotransferase subunit GatC, which translates to MSDTVVDADEVRHIADLARIDLDDEEVELFARQFGDILDYFGALDEVPEVEQEADLVNVMRPDEVHDGLTQEEALQNAPETEDGYFKGPRVS; encoded by the coding sequence ATGAGCGATACGGTTGTCGACGCAGACGAGGTCCGCCACATCGCAGACCTCGCGCGCATCGACCTAGACGACGAGGAGGTCGAGCTGTTCGCCCGACAGTTCGGGGACATCCTCGATTACTTCGGCGCGCTCGACGAAGTGCCCGAGGTCGAACAGGAGGCTGACCTGGTGAACGTGATGCGCCCCGACGAGGTTCACGACGGGCTCACGCAAGAAGAAGCGCTCCAGAACGCACCGGAGACCGAAGACGGCTATTTCAAAGGACCACGCGTCTCATGA
- the hisF gene encoding imidazole glycerol phosphate synthase subunit HisF: MLTKRIIPCIDVALDDDGNAAVYTGVNFTDLKYTGDPVEMAKRYNEAGADEFVFLDITASSDGRETMLDTVSRVADEVFIPLTVGGGIRTKADIKETLRAGADKVSITTGALERPELIEEGAAAFGNQCIVISVDSRRRFDEQGEHYVEIDGESCWFECTVKGGREGTGKDVVEWAIEAESRGAGELFVNSIDADGTKDGYDIPLTSAVCDAVSTPVIASSGCGGPEDAYEVFTEANADAALAASIFHFDEYTIREVKEYLAERDVPVRL, from the coding sequence ATGCTCACCAAGCGGATCATCCCCTGCATTGACGTGGCGTTGGACGACGACGGGAACGCAGCAGTTTATACCGGGGTCAACTTCACCGACCTCAAGTACACCGGTGACCCCGTCGAGATGGCAAAGCGGTACAACGAGGCAGGCGCAGACGAGTTTGTCTTCCTCGACATCACCGCGAGTTCCGACGGCCGTGAGACGATGCTCGACACCGTCTCGCGGGTGGCAGACGAGGTGTTCATCCCGCTGACCGTCGGCGGCGGCATCCGGACGAAAGCCGATATCAAAGAGACGCTCCGTGCGGGAGCGGACAAGGTGTCGATTACCACGGGTGCGCTCGAACGCCCCGAACTCATCGAAGAGGGCGCGGCCGCATTCGGCAACCAGTGTATCGTCATCAGCGTTGACTCTCGGCGTCGCTTCGACGAGCAGGGCGAACACTACGTCGAAATCGATGGCGAGTCCTGCTGGTTCGAGTGTACGGTCAAAGGCGGGCGCGAAGGGACGGGAAAAGACGTGGTTGAGTGGGCAATCGAAGCCGAATCGCGCGGTGCGGGCGAGTTGTTCGTCAACTCCATCGACGCCGACGGCACGAAAGACGGCTACGACATCCCGCTTACCTCGGCGGTGTGTGATGCGGTTTCGACGCCCGTCATCGCCTCCTCGGGCTGTGGTGGCCCGGAAGACGCCTACGAGGTGTTCACCGAGGCGAACGCGGACGCGGCGCTCGCGGCGTCTATTTTTCACTTCGATGAGTACACCATCCGCGAGGTAAAAGAGTACCTCGCAGAACGGGACGTTCCAGTACGTCTCTAA
- a CDS encoding PHP domain-containing protein: MLSVELHTHSQLSFDGRDPVDLLLEQAAAVGLDALAITDHDEIDASLEAAEKAPEYGLVGIPGMEITSAAGHILAFGIQEKIPAYRPFDETLDRIREQGGLAVIPHPFQKSRSGVAPHITTDQLASADAIEVYNSRLLTGRANRKAERFARARGLPMTAGSDAHISEMVGQAVTEIDAEDRSVPAILDAIRDGHTSVVGQRTPWHISFAQAAGGAKRRVKNRLSSMLD, translated from the coding sequence GTGCTGTCGGTCGAGCTTCACACACACTCACAGCTTTCGTTCGACGGGCGTGATCCCGTCGACCTCCTGTTAGAACAGGCAGCAGCCGTTGGCTTGGACGCGCTCGCTATCACTGACCACGACGAGATAGACGCCAGCCTCGAAGCCGCAGAGAAGGCTCCAGAGTACGGGCTGGTTGGCATTCCCGGCATGGAAATCACGAGCGCCGCGGGCCACATCCTCGCCTTTGGCATCCAGGAGAAAATCCCGGCCTACCGGCCGTTCGACGAAACGCTCGACCGCATCCGCGAGCAGGGCGGCCTCGCGGTCATCCCCCACCCGTTCCAGAAATCACGGAGCGGCGTCGCCCCGCACATCACTACCGACCAGCTTGCGAGCGCGGACGCCATCGAGGTGTACAACTCGCGGCTCCTCACCGGTCGTGCAAATCGGAAGGCAGAGCGCTTCGCCCGCGCTCGCGGCCTCCCGATGACCGCCGGAAGCGACGCCCACATCAGCGAGATGGTCGGGCAGGCGGTCACCGAAATCGACGCAGAAGACCGGAGCGTCCCCGCCATTCTCGACGCCATTCGCGACGGGCACACGAGCGTCGTTGGCCAGCGCACCCCGTGGCACATCAGCTTCGCACAGGCCGCCGGTGGCGCGAAACGCCGCGTGAAAAACCGGCTGTCCTCGATGCTGGATTGA
- a CDS encoding DUF5789 family protein, with amino-acid sequence MTRHVKLNDLASVLDELSFPLERTAAVEQCGDVTLQLADGRENLGALLERSNEDRFESPDDLLNEILSLLPQHAVGEPYQSEGEG; translated from the coding sequence ATGACACGACACGTGAAACTGAACGACCTCGCATCGGTTCTGGACGAGTTGTCGTTCCCCCTCGAGCGCACGGCGGCGGTCGAGCAGTGTGGCGATGTCACGTTACAGCTCGCAGACGGCCGCGAGAACCTTGGGGCGCTTCTCGAACGGTCGAACGAAGACCGCTTTGAGTCCCCGGATGACCTGCTGAACGAAATTCTCTCGCTGTTACCCCAACACGCTGTGGGCGAACCCTACCAGTCGGAAGGAGAGGGATAG
- a CDS encoding YlbF family regulator gives MSMETARLEDMGTELGKAIADSPAYQRFEATKAKVENSEEAQQRVQKFEQLRQEFMLARQTGEATQEDLHNLQNAQADLHELPVMDEFLTAQAELDAKLAAVNDAISAELAVDFGEKAGGCCQD, from the coding sequence ATGAGTATGGAAACCGCACGACTGGAGGACATGGGCACGGAACTCGGCAAGGCAATTGCTGACTCACCGGCCTACCAGCGGTTCGAAGCGACGAAAGCAAAGGTCGAGAACTCAGAGGAAGCCCAACAGCGCGTCCAGAAGTTCGAACAGCTCCGCCAGGAGTTCATGCTGGCCCGCCAGACGGGCGAGGCGACCCAAGAAGACCTCCACAACCTCCAGAACGCACAGGCAGACCTCCACGAACTACCCGTGATGGACGAGTTCCTCACCGCACAGGCGGAACTCGACGCGAAACTCGCGGCGGTCAACGACGCCATCTCCGCGGAGCTCGCCGTCGACTTCGGCGAGAAAGCAGGCGGCTGCTGCCAGGACTGA